The Thermococcus sp. 4557 genomic sequence TCTCGGGGTGAAGCTCGGCGTACTCCTGGAACTCCTTCAGGGTCATGCCCATCTCCTTCGCCATCTGCCGGAAGATGAGCCCGGCGTAGATGTGTTTGAACCCGTAGTGCCTGGCGAGATTGCGGCAGAGAGTGGTCGTTCCCGAGCCTGCCAGGCCGCTGACGGTTATCACGAGGCAGCCCTTGGGCATATTAGCACCTCATCCGAAATCAGAGGGCAACGCCCGCCCTGACCTGGGCCTTCATGACCTTCCTCATGCAGCTCGGGCAGAGGTTAGCGTAGGGCCTCTCCGGCCTCTTGGCGGTCTTCGGGAGCTTTCTGAGTTCGCTGGGCCTGCCGCGCGGGAAACCGTTGAGCGGCCTGCCGCACATGGCGCAGTGGGCGACCTTGGGCTTCTTCCTCTCGAAGTGGACGACGGTCCTTCCGCCAGGGGTCCTGACGTACTTCCTTCTCCATGACCTTGACCTGTACATCGGCTTCATTCTTCTCACCTCGCCTTTCCTTTCAGGAAATCGTTTTTAAATTTAACCCATATCGAGGAGCTTCCTGAGAACGTAGCCGGTTATCATGGACGTCATGATGTACCATCCAACGTAACCGAGCTCGCTGGCTGGAAGCCCCGAGTGATAGAGGCCGTGGAACCAGTCGAAGAGGAAAAAGTCGAAGGGTGACTTCACGATACCAACCTCGACGTACCACCTCCTGAGCCAGCCGAAGAATATCCAGAATATCGGCAGCGTCAGGAGGGTAACCTTGAACATCTGATCCTTCATGACCTCACTCTGAAGCTTCATGAGCTCCATCTGCTCCTGCTGGAGCTTCTTGAGCTTCTTCTCATCCTTCGCAGCCTGGGCTTCCTTG encodes the following:
- a CDS encoding 50S ribosomal protein L34e, whose amino-acid sequence is MKPMYRSRSWRRKYVRTPGGRTVVHFERKKPKVAHCAMCGRPLNGFPRGRPSELRKLPKTAKRPERPYANLCPSCMRKVMKAQVRAGVAL
- a CDS encoding DUF106 domain-containing protein, with the protein product MIEGIYAFLDNIFGPMIQSYHPIVVVTVSGIILGGFFTILNYVLVDQNKMKMLQKKSKEFQKKYKEAQAAKDEKKLKKLQQEQMELMKLQSEVMKDQMFKVTLLTLPIFWIFFGWLRRWYVEVGIVKSPFDFFLFDWFHGLYHSGLPASELGYVGWYIMTSMITGYVLRKLLDMG